One part of the Flavobacterium johnsoniae UW101 genome encodes these proteins:
- a CDS encoding HesB/IscA family protein translates to MIKVSDTAKKKIIDLMTDDGFDAASDYVRVGVKSGGCSGLSYDLKFDKTKGEDDKIFVDNDIQIAVEKKSFLYLAGTILEFSGGLNGKGFVFNNPNASRTCGCGESFSL, encoded by the coding sequence ATGATAAAGGTTTCTGATACAGCCAAAAAGAAAATCATCGATTTGATGACTGATGATGGTTTTGATGCCGCAAGCGACTACGTAAGAGTCGGCGTTAAAAGCGGTGGATGCTCTGGTTTGTCTTATGATTTAAAGTTTGACAAAACCAAAGGAGAAGATGATAAAATATTCGTAGATAACGACATACAAATTGCAGTTGAAAAAAAATCATTTCTATATTTAGCCGGAACAATTTTAGAATTCTCTGGCGGATTAAACGGAAAAGGATTTGTTTTCAATAATCCAAATGCAAGCAGAACTTGTGGCTGCGGTGAATCATTTTCACTATAA
- a CDS encoding MBL fold metallo-hydrolase → MKLYPIESGNFKLDGGAMFGVVPKTIWNKTNPADSNNLIDIAARCLLIEDGNRLILIDTGMGDKQSEKFFGYYSLWGSHSIDKSLAEYGFNRDDITDVFMTHLHFDHCGGSVQWNSDKTFYEPAFKNAKFWTNENHWQWAVKPNAREKASFLTENIIPMQESGQLNFIERPESDFGFSKELGFGIFYADGHTEKQMIPHIQYQDKTIVFCADLLATAGHIPLPYVMGYDTRPLLTLDEKAKFLNSAADNNYYLFLEHDAHNQIITVEHTEKGVRLKDVFTCEDIL, encoded by the coding sequence ATGAAACTTTACCCAATAGAATCCGGAAATTTTAAATTAGATGGCGGCGCTATGTTTGGTGTTGTGCCTAAAACAATTTGGAATAAAACTAATCCGGCAGATTCAAATAATCTGATAGATATAGCCGCGAGATGTTTGTTAATTGAAGACGGAAACAGATTGATTTTAATTGATACCGGAATGGGAGATAAGCAGTCTGAAAAATTCTTCGGATATTACTCACTTTGGGGATCACATTCAATAGATAAATCGCTGGCAGAATATGGTTTTAACCGAGATGATATTACGGATGTTTTTATGACACATTTGCATTTTGATCATTGCGGAGGAAGCGTTCAGTGGAATTCTGATAAGACTTTTTATGAACCGGCTTTCAAAAATGCAAAATTTTGGACAAATGAAAATCACTGGCAATGGGCAGTAAAACCTAATGCCCGTGAAAAAGCTTCATTTTTAACAGAGAATATTATCCCAATGCAGGAAAGCGGCCAATTGAATTTTATTGAAAGACCTGAAAGCGATTTTGGTTTTTCAAAAGAATTGGGTTTTGGAATTTTTTATGCAGACGGACATACCGAAAAACAGATGATTCCGCATATTCAATATCAGGATAAAACAATTGTTTTTTGTGCCGATTTATTAGCAACAGCCGGACATATTCCGCTTCCATATGTAATGGGATATGATACAAGACCGCTTTTGACTTTAGATGAAAAAGCAAAATTTTTAAATTCAGCTGCAGATAATAATTATTATTTGTTTCTGGAACATGATGCTCATAATCAAATTATAACGGTTGAGCATACTGAAAAAGGCGTTCGATTAAAAGACGTTTTCACTTGCGAAGATATTCTGTAG
- the sufB gene encoding Fe-S cluster assembly protein SufB — MSKYTEDDLKIELETKEYEYGFYTNIESETFPIGLNEEIVRAISLKKEEPEWMTEWRIEAFRAWKEMIEPEWANVQYEKPDFQAISYYSAPKQVDPNKTLDDVDPELLEMYKKLGISVDEQKKMNNVAMDIVVDSVSVATTFKKTLAEKGIIFCPISEAIKEHPELVKKYLGTVVPQKDNFYAALNSAVFSDGSFCYIPKGVKCPMELSTYFRINQAGTGQFERTLVIADEGSYVSYLEGCTAPSRDENQLHAAVVELIALDDAEIKYSTVQNWFPGNKEGKGGVYNFVTKRGLCETNAKISWTQVETGSAVTWKYPSCVLKGDNSVGEFYSIAVTNNFQQADTGTKMIHLGKNTKSTIISKGISAGKSQNSYRGLVQISPRAENARNFSQCDSLLMGNNCGAHTFPYIESKNPTAKIEHEATTSKIGEDQVFYCNQRGIPTEKAIALIVNGFSKDVLNKLPMEFAVEAQKLLEISLEGSVG; from the coding sequence ATGAGCAAATACACAGAAGACGATTTAAAAATCGAACTGGAAACTAAAGAATATGAGTACGGATTTTATACCAATATTGAATCCGAAACTTTCCCTATTGGCTTAAACGAAGAAATTGTAAGAGCTATTTCGCTTAAAAAAGAAGAACCTGAATGGATGACCGAATGGCGCATCGAGGCTTTCCGTGCCTGGAAAGAAATGATCGAGCCAGAATGGGCAAACGTACAATACGAAAAACCAGATTTTCAGGCAATCTCTTATTATTCAGCTCCAAAACAAGTAGATCCTAATAAAACGCTGGATGATGTTGATCCGGAATTATTAGAGATGTACAAAAAACTGGGGATTTCTGTTGATGAGCAAAAAAAGATGAACAATGTCGCTATGGATATTGTTGTCGATTCTGTTTCAGTAGCAACGACTTTCAAGAAAACACTGGCTGAAAAAGGAATTATTTTCTGCCCGATTTCTGAAGCAATTAAAGAACATCCAGAATTAGTAAAAAAATATTTAGGTACTGTTGTTCCTCAAAAAGACAACTTCTACGCAGCATTAAACTCAGCAGTTTTCTCTGATGGAAGTTTCTGTTATATTCCAAAAGGTGTTAAATGTCCAATGGAACTTTCAACTTATTTTAGAATCAATCAGGCAGGAACTGGGCAATTCGAAAGAACGCTGGTTATTGCCGATGAAGGAAGTTATGTTTCTTACCTTGAAGGATGTACTGCCCCAAGCCGTGACGAAAATCAATTACACGCTGCTGTAGTTGAATTAATCGCTCTTGACGATGCAGAAATTAAATATTCTACAGTTCAAAACTGGTTCCCAGGAAACAAAGAAGGAAAAGGTGGTGTTTACAACTTCGTAACCAAAAGAGGTTTATGCGAAACTAACGCTAAAATTTCTTGGACACAAGTTGAAACAGGTTCTGCCGTGACTTGGAAATATCCTTCATGTGTACTTAAGGGAGACAATTCAGTAGGAGAATTTTATTCTATTGCTGTTACTAATAATTTCCAACAAGCAGATACTGGAACAAAAATGATCCATTTAGGTAAAAACACTAAATCGACTATTATTTCTAAAGGTATTTCGGCTGGAAAATCACAAAACAGCTACCGTGGTTTAGTGCAGATTTCTCCAAGAGCAGAAAACGCAAGAAACTTTTCGCAATGCGATTCATTGTTAATGGGTAACAATTGCGGAGCACATACTTTCCCATATATCGAAAGTAAAAATCCAACAGCAAAAATCGAGCACGAAGCAACTACAAGTAAAATTGGAGAAGACCAAGTATTTTACTGTAACCAAAGAGGTATCCCGACTGAAAAAGCGATTGCCTTAATTGTAAACGGTTTCAGTAAAGATGTATTGAACAAACTTCCAATGGAATTTGCGGTTGAAGCGCAAAAATTATTAGAGATTTCTTTAGAAGGTTCTGTAGGATAA
- a CDS encoding flavodoxin family protein, producing the protein MENKKVIILGSSRKNGNTTKIVDVLSKEHNIDVVNLSDYNISYYDYESKNIDDDFLPLIRGIIEKYDTLIFATPVYWYNMSGILKVFFDRFSDLIRIEKETGRKLRGKKIGVISNSHDNIIEDSFYIPFKKTSDYLGMEYLGHAHFNANVLNQTTKIELTFI; encoded by the coding sequence ATGGAAAATAAAAAAGTCATCATTTTAGGTTCTTCCAGAAAAAACGGAAATACAACAAAAATTGTAGATGTTCTTTCAAAAGAACACAACATTGATGTAGTTAATTTAAGTGATTATAATATTTCGTATTATGATTACGAAAGCAAAAATATAGACGATGATTTTTTGCCTTTAATTAGAGGAATTATCGAAAAATATGACACTCTTATTTTTGCAACGCCTGTTTATTGGTATAATATGAGCGGGATTTTAAAAGTCTTTTTCGATCGGTTTTCAGATTTAATTCGAATTGAAAAAGAAACAGGAAGAAAGCTGAGAGGAAAGAAAATTGGAGTGATATCAAATTCACACGACAATATAATTGAAGACAGTTTTTACATTCCGTTCAAAAAAACGTCTGATTATTTAGGCATGGAATATTTAGGACATGCGCATTTTAATGCCAATGTTCTAAACCAAACAACAAAAATAGAATTGACATTTATATAA